Below is a genomic region from Lineus longissimus chromosome 16, tnLinLong1.2, whole genome shotgun sequence.
AGTGGAAAGAGAGCTGCTGAAACAAGGTATGACAACAATTTAATAGGGCGAATTAAACAAATATGGTCTGTTAGTCTTTTGTTCATGTAGTCTACGTACTCGCAATTTCTCGGTTgatagtttaaggaattgatactgtcacaacctcggggctaaaagtaccagtggtgacctccaggtcagagcctctggccaaacttactgatcctccttgtcataaattatctcatcccaaaatgacgccccctgatatacactgacatcAGGCGGGTACTCCAATTAAATAAAGTCCAGGCCAACAGTTAAAATATACGGCATTTATCCTCAATAATCACCCCACCCACACCCGGTTACAACATtaatatatacaggtacatcacaatagtcaaaacaatcgcacataaATGGTCCCTCATAAAACATCAGGGAGACAGACCACTCATCCGTGGCAATACAATCACTTCAGATATACGTCGTCagggcaacagttagcaactgttgcaaatcaaggcagagtggcaaggggttaatcctcaggAGACCGGCATGGAAAAATAGTATAAAAAAACTCTTGGAATAAAACtattccaagaagaatcaaACCACACCTCGATTCCAGGTGTATACAAGTTTTGCcccagcaaaacagaaagattcccgCAATTGAAGCTACCCAATACAGGAGATTCTGGGCCCGTTTACCAGTCCAACCTGGTGAGCtcgccagaagcaaaaaaactggtccaaagaaaattacgcgagctcaacacgcatatcgggaggtctagcgatttcgaaatggtctgcagtgaccgcaaggccccagtgatccaccagcagcacgaggggtatgcagaaaaaaaagaatttataccagtcagagacttgagcaagtcactggcctctccacagacagaggaataaaaagggtaccctcaactcctgaagaaaggaggagataaaaaaaacgtaccaatgctcgactcttagcaagagttgtgcctggaactaggtttacataaaaggttacGAAAATGATAAGGCTATTTTGGTGCCCGTTTCAATACCGAACTGAaggtattggttgcctcaccaaaaccgtgagggtggagctaaattgTAGACTAAAACCGAGGCAGAGCTGAGATTTTGATCAACATTTGAGCTCCACCCGAGCTAGAATTATGCCCTGCAATAATTCATATTTATACCTTCCTATAAATTCTAACCTGAACGTCGCTCTTTTTCATACTGGTACTTACGACGTATAAAATGttctactccccccccccccccgatcacaCAGCTGAGCGCAAATTTACAAATGCCCTCATCCCCCTTACCTGCGTGATGGCCAGctaagttaaaaagttaaagtcAGCCTGGTACCCTTATACTCCTacgtggagagaagcaagtagggtgaaGTGTCTTACCCAAGGACACAcagatgaaacagtgttgattCGTCTCAGTatcgaacctacgacctcctggttataagcccggtgtaatgtttttgagtgtttctatttttgagtgtttcccctcattgtttgggaacgctaaaatatagattgacaagtttttctgtgtttccccctattgaaaagtcatggtctctctagctgcctattgtttggaaacactgacacatgggaaacaaccacagatgttacaccagcgctctaaccactctgccactgatcacAGAGAGCCCTGCATtaaacactgtgtacattacatgtacatggctgttcattggttttggtaaaaaagtacccCTAGAGCCGATCAAtcctcaccaaattttatatgtgttaagaagaaccctttaacaatatcatgataaaatttTACATTATTCCAATACTAAATGCCAtgaccaagttgtccctttaaatgcgTTACCAACATGCAGTGCTACCTGAGAGTAACTTGTGTACGAGGTGCTGAAaaacatgatataaaattgtaTAGCATCAAAATTATCGGTTAATTCTTTGCAGGTTCACCAGTTGCAAGATGAAGGGAATTTTCGTCCTAGTCCTTGTGTGGGGGACTTCCTTTTCACTTGGTAAGAAAATCCTCCTCCTGCCGCTAGTGACCAGGAGCCACGTTCTGCAGTTGAGTTCAATCGGAGACGGGCTTCTGAAGAAGGGCCACGAAGTCCACATAGTGGTCCACTCAGGTCTGAAGGTCCCCAGTAATATCCTAAAGGGGGGCATGAAAATCATACGATACAAAACTAGTGAAGAAGAATTAAAACTGGACACTGTTGAGTTCCAAAAGAGCTTGGCTGAAAAAGGGACTTCCACAGAATTGCAAAATCTGTTCAATATCATCCAGACAGATAGTGAAAACATGGTTGACAACCCCGACCTTATTGAAAAGTTGAGAAAAGAGAAGTTCGACTTCGCAGTTGTGGATGGCGCTGCTGGCATTTGGACCTGCCTTTACACCATTCCATATAGACTGGGAATAGAACATGCATCCATCAGTACACTTGTGCCGTTCAACACCTTGGCGATGTCACTACAGGTTCCGTTTCTGAGTCCCTCACAGTTTGACACCACATTTTCTATGGCTTCCACCTTCTGGCAGCGCCTTAAATCGTTCTTGTATTTCAACATGCTATCAGCGGTAGTGAAGTGTAATGAGAGGAGGCTGAAGGCTACTTGTGAAACCCCGTTTGAGTCAATCCATgatttgatgatgaagacacacGTTTGGCTGATCGACCTAGACTCTTTGGTGGACGTGCCCAAACACCTGGCCCCAAATATGATTCTCGTTGGTGGAATTTCAACAAGCCCACCGCTTCCATTAGAAGAAGAGTTTAAAGTTTTTGCTGACAGCGCCACTGAGGGGTTGGTGGTCATCACATTCGGTGGAACCATCGGCTTCCTTCCAGTGGATTATGTCAACAGGATCGTTCAGGCCGTCGAGAAGGTCAAGTACAAGGTCGTATTCAGGCAATTGACAAAACCAGCGGTAAAAGTGCCTACAAATTTAAAGATTGTTGACTGGGTGCCTCAGAATGACCTATTGGCTCACCCGAACACCAAAGTCTTTGTCACTCATTGCGGCAGCAACGGCCAGCACGAGGCAGTGTATCACGGAGTCCCGATGCTAGGGCTTCCGGTAATCAGTGACCAAATTTACAATGCTGCAAGACTCACCGCCAAAGGCTACGGGAGACATCTAATACTGGCAACTGTCAGCCCAGAGGAGCTAGCAGCCGCCATTGAGGATATTGCAACCAATCCAAAGTACCGCACCAACATTCAGAAGGCTTCCAAGATCTTCAAGTCCCGTCCAATGGCACCTCGAGAGAGGGCAGCGTACTGGATCGAACACGTTATGGAACACGGCTCGGATCATCTTCAGGCTTACACGAATCAGTTGGCCTGGTACCAGATTCTCCTGCTGGATGTTATGGCTTTCATACTCGTGGTCGTGTTGTTAGTTTGTTTCTTCGTTTATAAATGTGTGAGGTCTATATGCAGAAGATGCTCTGGGACATCACGAAAGGAAAAGGTAAACTAAAACTGCATCACGAACAGGATGCCATGTAGGAGACGTCTCGCGAAACGCTGCCAGGGATTCTTTCTTTTCTACCACGATAATTCTTGTATTAAGGACTAGTTGTTGGCATTGTTTCCAGATACTAATGATACAGAGCTTCACATTAAGCAAGATTTAGGACTACATATATATAGACCTCAAGCAGCTGAAGAGTTTTTAAAATAGAGCCTAAACCAAGGAAAAAATATGCCTCCTCGAAAAGCCAGAGCGTACCCCACTGACTACGCCCCTATTTTTCACGATTGAGAAGACCCAGCCCGTAGTCAGGGCTAAAAATTAGCGCGTCGAAGGAGGAAAAAACGTTTCAACCATGCTTTGCAAAATATGCCAGAGTGACTTGCTAAAAAGGAACCTGAAGAGCAAAGTTTCGGCAGTCTCGAAAAGTTTGCGGGAGATCCGGAGTTTTTAGCAAATATTGAGCTGTTTTTGAATTGGTTTGCGTGAGCCTTTCCAAATACGACCACTCAAACTTTGCGCAATGATCTTGCATGGTCGCTAAAGTTTACTTGGGTTTAGCGATGTATATAGCTttcataaatttgaaaaatatggaaTATAGCTATGCGATTGATTTGGGTACCCGCAACCTTTGCCTTTAATGGTCCTATGTCGTAATTGACTAGGTATCACATTTTAAATACTTTCCACTAATAAGCATGAATAATTTTGTCGTGCTTTCAAATGGGAGAGATCCCTATTGGCGGCTTCTTGTAACTCAATCTTACCTACCTGGCACCCGCCTTTTGACTACCTTTAAAGGTGCAGTGTGCTGGCTCACCAGCGTGGAAAAACTCCTTGACTCACACCATTCCAATCCCGAGCTAAGGCTGAAGCATCTCATACCAATTTGCCGGCGCAGAATTGGGTTGTGCAACGCATACTCGCTCATAGCACAACAAACAAGAAGATGATGTTGTTCTTCATTCATATTTATCATCAACAACACGCGAAATACATTGTTAATACAACTGTTACATTATttttgaaactacatgtaacaaAAGCTTAGTAAATCATAACATGATACCTCTACATTAGGATATAAAGCGAATAAAATGTTTTATGTAGAAATTACTCAGTTATTCATTTTGTGACAACCCTACAAATGGTGCACATCCTATCATCCTCCTCGCGCAGGACTCGAACTCTATTTATCGATGACTTGGTTCGGCCCCTGCTTTAATTGACTGCCATTATCTCGGAATGGCCCCGACCAGACCCATTTCATTACTATAAGACTTTGAGGGCCTCTAGGGACCCAAACGTTTGTGTCATGGTTAAAATGATATATCAGAACAATTGGTTGACACTGGCTTTTTCTAACGACATGCGTTTTTTAAATCTTATCCCCAACGTGACTTAACATCTGTGgtcgcggccattttcagtccgtctggcagagagaatatgatTGAATAtgatgtctgctttggagaatctTTACgacactacatgtagatgacatATCTGGCGACATCAAAAATGGTTTGTGCGAAATCAGTGGCGGAAAAGCAGCTACATGCATTACGTTTAACTCGCATAACTATACGGACTTTTCTGGACGACTTTATTTTGCCTTAGTTTACCTTTTCCTTTCGTAATGTCCCAGAGCATCTTCTGTATGTAAACCTCACACACTTGTAAATGATGAAACAAACTAACAACACGACCACGAGTATGAAAGCCATGACATCCAGCAGGAGAATCTGGTACCAGGCCAACTGATTCGTGTAAGCCTGAAGATGATCCGAGCCGTGTTCCATAACGTGTTCGATCCAGTACGCTGCCCTCTCTCGAGGTGCCATTGGACGGGACTTGAAGATCTTGGAAGCCTTCTGAATGTTGGCGCGGTACTTTGGATTGGTTGCAATATCCTCAATAGCGGCTGCTAGCTCCTCTGGGCTGACGGTTGCGACTGGTAGGTGTCTTCCGTAGCCCTTGGCAGTGAACCTTGCAGCATTGTAGATTTGGTCACCGTGTACCGGGAGCCCTAGCATCGGGACCCCGTGGTTCACTGCCTCGTGCTGGCCGTTGCTGCCGCAATGAGTGACAAAGACTTTGGTGTTCGGGTGAGCCAATAAGTCATTCTGAGGCATCCAGTCAACAATCTTTAAGTTTGCAGGCACTTTTACAGTTGGTTTCGTTTTTTGCCTGAAAACTACCTTGTATTTGACCTTCTCGACGGCCTGGACGATCCTGTTCACATAATCCACGGGAAGGAAGCCGATGGTTCCACCGAATGTGATGACCACCAATCCCTCAGTGGCGCTGTCAGCAAAAGCCTTGAAATCCTTCTCCAGGGGAAGTGGTGGGCTTGTTGAAATTCCGCCTACGTTGATCATATTTGGGGCCTGGTGTTTGGGCACGTCCACCAAAGAGTCGAGGTCGATCAGCCAAACGTGtgttttcatcatcaaatcatGGAACGAATCAAACGGGATTTCACAAGTAGCTTTGAATACGCTTTCATCAAAGTTCCACGCGATTACTGCTGATATTATCCCACACATAGCGGTCGCTGTCAGACGCTGACGGAATGTGGAGACCATTGGAAATGTAGTGTCGATTTGTATTGGAGTCAAAAACGGAACTTGGAGGG
It encodes:
- the LOC135500322 gene encoding UDP-glucuronosyltransferase 2C1-like, whose translation is MDFSRAYWAGNKACICLVLGSKVKLFLTALEQTFTSGKRAAETRFTSCKMKGIFVLVLVWGTSFSLGKKILLLPLVTRSHVLQLSSIGDGLLKKGHEVHIVVHSGLKVPSNILKGGMKIIRYKTSEEELKLDTVEFQKSLAEKGTSTELQNLFNIIQTDSENMVDNPDLIEKLRKEKFDFAVVDGAAGIWTCLYTIPYRLGIEHASISTLVPFNTLAMSLQVPFLSPSQFDTTFSMASTFWQRLKSFLYFNMLSAVVKCNERRLKATCETPFESIHDLMMKTHVWLIDLDSLVDVPKHLAPNMILVGGISTSPPLPLEEEFKVFADSATEGLVVITFGGTIGFLPVDYVNRIVQAVEKVKYKVVFRQLTKPAVKVPTNLKIVDWVPQNDLLAHPNTKVFVTHCGSNGQHEAVYHGVPMLGLPVISDQIYNAARLTAKGYGRHLILATVSPEELAAAIEDIATNPKYRTNIQKASKIFKSRPMAPRERAAYWIEHVMEHGSDHLQAYTNQLAWYQILLLDVMAFILVVVLLVCFFVYKCVRSICRRCSGTSRKEKVN
- the LOC135500323 gene encoding 2-hydroxyacylsphingosine 1-beta-galactosyltransferase-like, which produces MKGVLACLLLLTAFSVIDGKKILLLPVMTSSHLLQLGSVGDGLLKKGHEVHMLVHLAQKVPSNILKWGVKIIRYKTDVDEIKMETADFQLTMVNAAAAGGSTYSSVLRLIENIAKECIKVVDNPDLIAALRKEKFDFAVVDGSPVSKCLFVIPYRLGLEYATVTPFMPFEQIAMSLQVPFLTPIQIDTTFPMVSTFRQRLTATAMCGIISAVIAWNFDESVFKATCEIPFDSFHDLMMKTHVWLIDLDSLVDVPKHQAPNMINVGGISTSPPLPLEKDFKAFADSATEGLVVITFGGTIGFLPVDYVNRIVQAVEKVKYKVVFRQKTKPTVKVPANLKIVDWMPQNDLLAHPNTKVFVTHCGSNGQHEAVNHGVPMLGLPVHGDQIYNAARFTAKGYGRHLPVATVSPEELAAAIEDIATNPKYRANIQKASKIFKSRPMAPRERAAYWIEHVMEHGSDHLQAYTNQLAWYQILLLDVMAFILVVVLLVCFIIYKCVRFTYRRCSGTLRKEKVN